A genomic segment from Yimella sp. cx-51 encodes:
- the kynA gene encoding tryptophan 2,3-dioxygenase, with translation MTSDVTHDSSGMSYGDYLDLDTLLDAQHTRAVPPQHDELLFIIQHQTSELWFKLVIHELRSARELIEADDLSPALKRLARVKHIQATLSEQWTVLATLTPSEYAQFRRFLATSSGFQSLQYRIVEFMLGNKNPDMVRVFDGRPEAIAQLEEELHRPSLYDVFLQLLARRGLPVPQELLERDWSQPYRGNEALVDVFATVYSDPEKYWDIYEACEELVDLEDNFQLWRFRHLKTVERIIGMGRGTGGSAGVPFLRRALELTFFPELYAVRGRIAEGTIGS, from the coding sequence GTGACCTCTGATGTGACCCACGACTCATCCGGCATGTCGTACGGCGACTACCTCGACCTCGACACTCTCCTGGACGCCCAGCACACCCGGGCGGTTCCGCCGCAGCACGACGAACTGCTGTTCATCATTCAGCACCAAACCAGTGAGCTCTGGTTCAAATTGGTCATTCACGAACTGCGGTCGGCCCGTGAGCTCATCGAGGCCGACGACCTGAGCCCGGCGTTGAAGCGGCTGGCTCGGGTGAAGCACATCCAGGCCACACTCAGCGAGCAGTGGACCGTCCTCGCCACGCTGACGCCGAGCGAGTACGCCCAGTTCCGGAGGTTCCTCGCAACCTCCAGTGGTTTCCAGTCGCTGCAGTACCGCATCGTCGAATTCATGCTCGGCAACAAGAACCCCGACATGGTGCGCGTCTTCGACGGCCGCCCTGAGGCCATCGCGCAACTCGAGGAGGAGTTGCACCGGCCGAGCCTGTACGACGTCTTTCTGCAATTGCTGGCCCGGCGCGGTCTGCCCGTGCCGCAAGAGCTGCTGGAGCGCGACTGGTCGCAGCCGTACCGCGGCAACGAGGCGCTGGTGGACGTTTTTGCCACGGTCTACTCCGACCCGGAGAAGTACTGGGACATCTACGAGGCCTGTGAAGAACTCGTCGACCTGGAGGACAACTTCCAGCTCTGGCGGTTCCGTCACCTGAAGACCGTCGAACGCATCATCGGCATGGGGCGAGGCACGGGCGGGAGTGCGGGCGTGCCGTTCCTCCGACGCGCGCTCGAGCTCACGTTCTTCCCCGAGCTGTACGCCGTCCGGGGCCGCATCGCCGAAGGGACAATCGGCTCATGA
- a CDS encoding DUF2330 domain-containing protein, whose protein sequence is MNAWTGRRIQLLLTAVMAAVMSFVALPSADACACGGMFAREGSTLTVPTEKALVVHANDRTDVTMSLLVRSKVEDAGLVVPTPAPATVSLAHEDTFLALDRATRPTKKDRWHLVGRPDSGVGSGAAETSTEASSGVQELSSVDLGPLRATTLRAGDPASLRQWLTARGYVVRPAVQKILDQYVARGWAFVAMQLTAEGKELDGAIPPVTMSYPDKTFVYPMQLSRAATTRPTVTTYVLSDHRVRRTDASARTTTAETRFAADMRTRSGYVTAPLRTAVAKAPYLTVIEQSFNKPSTQVVSDFTFGRAATDEAHQPVAWNDKYVFTPDQFAFAVLALGAVVVALVVRMAGRFRRLRAQAR, encoded by the coding sequence ATGAACGCATGGACCGGTCGCCGGATTCAGTTGCTGCTGACTGCCGTGATGGCCGCAGTGATGAGTTTCGTCGCACTCCCGTCTGCCGACGCATGTGCCTGCGGTGGCATGTTCGCTCGTGAGGGATCGACCCTCACCGTGCCGACGGAGAAGGCTCTCGTCGTCCACGCGAATGACCGGACGGACGTGACGATGAGTCTGTTGGTGCGCTCGAAGGTCGAGGACGCCGGCCTCGTCGTACCCACACCTGCGCCGGCGACGGTTTCGCTCGCTCACGAAGACACCTTCCTCGCCCTCGATCGCGCCACACGCCCGACGAAGAAGGACCGCTGGCACCTCGTCGGGCGCCCTGACAGCGGGGTGGGGTCGGGCGCCGCGGAGACCAGCACCGAAGCATCGAGTGGGGTGCAGGAACTCTCGAGCGTCGACCTCGGACCCCTGCGCGCCACCACACTTCGCGCCGGTGATCCGGCATCGCTGCGGCAATGGCTCACCGCTCGCGGCTATGTCGTACGCCCCGCTGTGCAGAAGATCCTCGATCAATACGTGGCTCGGGGTTGGGCGTTCGTTGCGATGCAACTGACCGCCGAGGGCAAGGAACTTGACGGTGCGATCCCGCCGGTCACTATGAGTTATCCCGACAAGACCTTCGTCTACCCGATGCAGCTTTCACGTGCCGCAACCACTCGCCCGACCGTGACGACGTACGTCCTCAGTGATCACCGAGTGCGCCGCACGGACGCTTCCGCCCGCACCACTACGGCAGAAACCAGGTTCGCAGCAGATATGCGCACCCGCTCCGGCTACGTGACAGCACCGCTCCGTACCGCAGTTGCGAAGGCGCCTTACCTGACGGTGATCGAGCAGAGCTTCAACAAGCCGTCGACGCAGGTGGTCAGCGACTTCACGTTTGGTCGCGCTGCGACGGACGAGGCTCACCAACCAGTCGCCTGGAACGACAAGTACGTGTTCACTCCGGACCAGTTCGCGTTCGCGGTGCTCGCGCTGGGCGCCGTCGTCGTGGCACTGGTGGTGCGAATGGCCGGACGTTTCCGCCGGCTCCGAGCCCAGGCGCGCTGA
- a CDS encoding HNH endonuclease signature motif containing protein has product MAAVLDGAERDQIFGWYLSLDPGAGSKQVRELTKRIIAEYGEDQLDADEDTQQRYESLSWSELPDGMVRLIADLSQDHAEQVKHAIGALSAPAPASDCCDDVFHRHDVGARPTGTADVRVPGKRRADALLKLITMGAAAVDDDGRVRTFGSARIVVTIDFDALAKAVAGLGVSQGGVGITPETVRQLACDAEIIPMVLGSTSQPLDVGRRKRLVDKELRLAVMQRDRHCTFDGCDRPPVMCEVHHVVSWWAGGVTSLLNSALLCGTHHRIVHRDDLTATVTGERVTWQHAKAAKVA; this is encoded by the coding sequence GTGGCGGCCGTGCTGGATGGTGCGGAGCGTGATCAGATTTTCGGGTGGTACCTCTCGCTCGACCCGGGCGCCGGATCAAAGCAGGTGCGTGAACTGACCAAGCGGATCATCGCCGAGTACGGCGAAGACCAGCTCGATGCTGATGAGGACACGCAACAGCGGTACGAATCGTTGTCCTGGTCTGAACTCCCGGACGGGATGGTGCGGTTGATCGCGGATTTGTCGCAGGATCACGCGGAGCAGGTCAAGCACGCGATCGGGGCGTTGTCGGCACCCGCACCAGCGTCGGACTGTTGCGACGATGTGTTCCACCGTCATGACGTCGGGGCGAGGCCCACGGGTACGGCGGATGTGCGGGTGCCGGGCAAGCGCCGCGCGGACGCGTTACTGAAGCTGATCACCATGGGCGCTGCCGCGGTGGATGACGATGGACGGGTGCGGACGTTCGGATCGGCTCGGATTGTGGTCACGATCGATTTCGATGCGTTGGCGAAAGCAGTGGCTGGGCTCGGTGTTTCGCAGGGTGGGGTGGGTATCACCCCGGAGACGGTGCGACAACTCGCGTGTGATGCGGAGATCATCCCGATGGTCCTCGGCTCCACATCGCAACCTTTGGATGTGGGCCGGCGCAAACGCCTGGTCGACAAAGAGTTACGCCTGGCGGTGATGCAGCGTGATCGGCACTGCACCTTTGATGGGTGTGATCGTCCGCCGGTGATGTGCGAGGTGCACCATGTCGTGTCGTGGTGGGCCGGCGGGGTGACGAGTTTGTTGAATTCGGCGTTGCTGTGCGGCACGCATCACCGCATCGTGCACCGCGACGACCTCACGGCAACCGTTACCGGTGAGCGCGTGACCTGGCAACACGCCAAAGCCGCCAAGGTGGCGTGA
- a CDS encoding DUF2785 domain-containing protein gives MVRARGDTRGYDDELGWLHAVAHGADFLGSSAKVGAATPSEVLQPIAYRLVHD, from the coding sequence TTGGTACGTGCGCGAGGCGACACCCGCGGATACGACGACGAACTGGGCTGGCTGCACGCCGTCGCCCACGGCGCCGATTTCCTGGGCTCGAGCGCGAAGGTAGGCGCCGCGACCCCCAGCGAGGTCCTCCAACCCATTGCCTACCGACTGGTCCACGACTAA
- a CDS encoding amidohydrolase — protein sequence MRIDLVLRHADLLDPVEGRRDDVDILIWRGRILDVLPGGTGPSADVEVDLRGRCVTAGFIDAHNHMAWYGLSLAEIDLSGARSVSEVAALVSGRASQLDAEQVVIGAGYDHNDIGGHPDRHILEEAVPGRQVWLKHRSGHMGVASSALLQRIGVFDGVAAPEGGRIVLGEDGTPTGLLQEQAQNLVSAHLTPVPLAVLSDALVAAGERYAAEGLVHVTECGMGAGWLGQSPVELAAYQRAGRALRVRCQLMPAVHALHSLSADPSDDMTLGLDLGIATGFGDDRLRLGAVKIWLDGSLIGRTAAMTQDYCGCSDNRGFLQDDPEVMRTQISAAHAAGWNVAAHAIGDAAMDFALEVFEQAQAAHPRPQARHRIEHAALTSPEQVARMAALGLSAVPQMRFLYEMGDAFLETLGEHRMPWLYRHRSLLDAGCRVVGSSDRPVSNGAPLLGMASMVERRTASGRVLSPDERVDAMTALRAYTVHAAWMAGEEAELGRVATGLRADLVILDRDISRADGELLAHTKVLATLSDGLATYDSCLGLPQW from the coding sequence ATGCGGATTGACCTCGTACTGCGCCACGCCGACCTCCTCGACCCAGTCGAGGGACGCCGTGACGATGTCGACATCCTGATCTGGCGAGGGCGCATTCTCGATGTGTTGCCGGGTGGCACCGGCCCTTCGGCCGACGTTGAAGTTGATCTGCGAGGGCGTTGTGTCACAGCGGGATTCATCGACGCGCACAACCACATGGCGTGGTACGGACTGTCGTTGGCCGAGATCGATCTGAGTGGTGCACGCAGCGTTTCGGAAGTGGCCGCATTGGTGTCAGGCCGGGCATCGCAGCTCGATGCCGAACAAGTCGTCATCGGTGCGGGGTACGACCACAACGACATCGGTGGTCACCCTGATCGGCACATCCTGGAGGAGGCCGTGCCCGGCCGTCAGGTGTGGCTGAAGCATCGTTCCGGCCACATGGGCGTGGCCAGTTCGGCCCTGCTGCAGCGGATCGGGGTCTTCGACGGGGTGGCCGCACCCGAAGGCGGCCGGATCGTCCTTGGCGAGGACGGCACTCCCACCGGTCTGCTCCAGGAGCAGGCGCAAAACTTGGTCTCCGCGCACTTGACGCCCGTGCCACTGGCCGTGTTGTCCGACGCGCTGGTCGCCGCAGGTGAGCGTTATGCGGCCGAGGGCCTCGTGCACGTCACCGAGTGCGGCATGGGTGCCGGCTGGCTCGGGCAGTCACCCGTCGAACTCGCCGCCTATCAGCGGGCTGGTCGGGCTCTACGGGTGCGCTGTCAGTTGATGCCCGCAGTTCACGCGCTCCACTCGCTCTCTGCCGATCCGTCGGACGACATGACTCTCGGTCTCGACCTCGGGATCGCTACCGGGTTCGGGGACGACCGCTTGCGGCTCGGCGCGGTCAAGATCTGGCTCGACGGATCCCTGATCGGACGCACCGCCGCAATGACGCAGGACTACTGCGGCTGTTCGGACAATCGCGGCTTCCTGCAGGACGACCCCGAGGTGATGCGCACCCAGATCAGTGCGGCACATGCCGCCGGGTGGAATGTCGCTGCGCACGCCATCGGCGATGCCGCGATGGACTTCGCGCTCGAAGTGTTCGAGCAGGCGCAAGCCGCCCACCCTCGTCCGCAGGCTCGACACCGCATCGAACACGCTGCGCTGACCAGCCCGGAGCAGGTCGCGCGAATGGCCGCGTTGGGTCTGAGTGCCGTCCCGCAGATGCGCTTCCTGTACGAGATGGGCGACGCGTTTCTTGAAACGCTCGGCGAGCACCGCATGCCCTGGCTCTACCGCCACCGAAGTCTGCTGGACGCTGGTTGCCGCGTTGTCGGCAGCAGCGACCGGCCCGTCTCCAACGGAGCCCCACTCCTTGGAATGGCCTCCATGGTCGAACGTCGCACCGCCTCGGGGCGCGTGCTCAGCCCCGACGAGCGGGTTGATGCCATGACTGCGCTGCGGGCGTACACGGTGCACGCTGCCTGGATGGCCGGCGAGGAAGCCGAATTGGGACGTGTAGCAACAGGACTCCGCGCCGACCTGGTGATCCTCGACCGTGACATCAGCAGGGCCGACGGCGAATTGCTCGCTCATACCAAGGTGCTCGCCACGCTGAGTGATGGTCTCGCCACGTACGACAGCTGCCTCGGTCTGCCGCAGTGGTGA